The genomic region GCGGCGTCGCGTTCGGCGTCATCGAGCAGTTGCGCAACGCGCGGCCGCACGCGAAGTTTCTCGAACTGGTGCATCGGCTGGACCGCGAAACGTCCGGCGTGCTGATGCTCGCCAAAAAGCGCGCGGCGCTCGTCCATCTGCACGAGCAGATTCGCGAAAACCGCGTCGATAAGCGTTATTACGCGGTCGGTCACGGACAATGGCCGAGCGACTGGGGCCGGCGGCGCATCGTCAAGGCGCCGCTGCACAAGTACGTGGCGGCGGACGGCGAGCGGCGCGTGCGCGTGCAGGAGAACGGCTTGCCGTCGCATACGGTCTTCAATCTGATCGAGCGCTGGGGCGACTACGCGTGGGTGGAGGCCGAACTCAAGACCGGCCGCACGCACCAGATTCGCGTGCACATGCAGAGCATCGGCCTGCCTATCGCCGGCGACGCGAAATACGGCGACTTCGCGCTCAACAAGGAACTCGCGCGGCCGAACGCGATGCCGTCGCTCAAACGCATGTTTCTGCACGCGTTTCGCCTCAAAATCACGCATCCGGCGACGGGCGCGCCGCTGCAGCTCGAAGCGCCGCTGCCCGCCGAATGCCGGCGTTTCATCGAACAACTCAAAAACCGCGAGACATAAATGGCCCGGCAGCAATTCGATTTGATCGTCTTCGACTGGGACGGCACGCTCATGGATTCGACCGTCCACATCGCGCGCAGCATTCAGGCCGCGTGCCGCGACCTCGGCCTGCCGGTTCCCGCCGACGAATCCGCGAGTTTCGTGATTGGCCTCGGGCTCAAGGACGCGCTGCAAATCTGCGCGCCGACGCTCGATCCGAAGGACTATCCGCGCCTCGCCGAGCGGTATCGCTTCCATTTCCTGACCACGGGCCAGCAAACCGAACTCTTCGGCGGCGTGCGCGAACTGCTGCAGGAACTGCGCGACGAAGGCTATTTCCTGGCGGTCGCGACGGGCAAGAGCCGCGTCGGGCTGAACCGCGCGCTCGATCAGTCGCGGCTCACGAGCCTCTTCGACGGCACGCGCTGCGCCGACGAAACCTTCTCGAAGCCGCATCCCGCGATGCTTCAGGAACTCACGCGCGAACTGGGGCAGGATTTGTCGCGCACGCTGATGATCGGCGACACCACGCACGATCTGCAAATGGCCATCAACGCGGGCGCAGCGGGCGTGGGCGTCGCTTACGGCGCGCATCCGGCGGATTCGCTCGCGGCGCTCGAGCCGCGCTTTTGCGCGGATAGCGTCGCGTCGCTCGCCGGCTGGCTGCGGGAGCACGCATGAGCGATGCAGGCAACGCGGTGCGCGTGTGCGCGTCCGATGAACTCGTCGACGGCGGCGCGGGCGTGCGCATCAACGCGAAGGAAGCGAGCGGCGAGGCGGTCGTCTTCTTCGTGCGTTTCGACGGCAAGGCCTACGGCTATCTGAACCGCTGCGCGCACGTTCCGATGGAACTCGACTGGGCCGAAGGCCAGTTCTTCGAAAGCTCGGGGCTTTATCTGATGTGCGCGACGCACGGCGCGATCTACGAGCCGGACACCGGAAAGTGCGTCGGCGGCCCGTGCCGCGGCGCGCGGCTCCGGCCCGTCGCGGTCGAAGAACGCGAGACGCCGGAAGGCCGCGCGGTCTTCTGGCTGCCCGACGACACGCTCAGCCCCGCCTGATTTCCCTTTTTCTTTTCTGACCCGGCTTCACGACCGGAAGACCACGCATGTCCGACAACCTTTCGCCCAATCCGCGCCGCGACGACCACTGGGAACGCGACGCGCTCGAGCGCATTGCGCTCGCCGCCATCCGCGAGCAGCGCGCCGCGCGCCGCTGGCGCATCTTCTTTCGCTTCGTCTTTCTCGCGGTCATCCTGCTGATCGCGTGGGGCGTGTTCGATTTCACCGGCGATCGCGTGACGAAATCCGGCAAGCACACCGCGCTCATCGACATGCAGGGCGAGATCGCCGCGAACAGCGACGCGAGCGCCGACAACATCGACGCCGCGCTCGAAAGCGCATTCGAGGACGAAGGCACGGCGGGCGTGATCCTGCGCATCAACAGTCCGGGCGGCAGTCCGGTGCAGGCGGGCATCATCAATCGCGACATTCGCCGGCTGCGCGCGAAGTATCCGAAGACGCCGCTCTATGTCGTCGTCGACGACATGTGCGCGTCCGGCGGCTATTACGTCGCGGCGGCGGCGGACCGGATTTACGTCGATAAAGCCAGCATCGTCGGGTCGATCGGCGTGCTGATGGACGGTTTCGGCTTCACCGGACTCATGGACAAGCTGGGCGTACAGCGGCGCATGCACACGTCAGGCGCGAACAAGGGCGCGTTCGATCCGTTTTCGCCCGAAACGCCGCAAATGACCGCGCACGCGCAGGACATGCTCGACCAGATTCACGCGCAGTTCATCGACGCCGTAAAAGAGGGGCGCGGCAAGCGCCTGAAGGACGATCCGGACCTGTTCTCCGGCATGTTCTGGACGGGCGAAAAGAGCGTGGCGCTCGGCCTGGCCGACGGCTTCGGCGACGCCGACTACGTCGCGCGCGAAGTCATCAAACAAACCGATATCGTCGATTACACGCAGAAGGAGAGCATCGGCGAGCGCGTGGTGCGTCGCTTCGGAGCCTCCGTGGGCGATGCCGCCGTGCGCGCGCTCACGCTCGGCGGCAAGCTGCAATTGCGCTGACGCGCTACGACGCGAGCAGCAGAAAGATCGCCGGGCGCTTGTGCAGGTCCGGCGCGGCCTGCTTTTTCCAGTCCGCCGCCGTGCGCGTGACGATGGTTTCGCCGGCAAGTGTCAGATCGACGGCCACGCAGATCAGCGTGGAAGGCGCGCACGTCGCGACGAGCGTGTCGAGCATCGCGCGATTGCGGTACGGCGTTTCGATGAAAATCTGCGTCTGGTTCGCCTTGCGCGACAGTTGTTCCAGTTCGCGCAGGCGCTTGCCGCGCTCGCCGGCATCGACGGGTAGATAGCCGTTGAACGCGAAGCTCTGGCCGTTCATGCCCGAGGCCATCAGCGCGAGCAGAATCGAACTCGGCCCGACGAAGGGCACCACCTTGACGCCGCGCGCGTGCGCGCGCCGCACGAGCAGTGCGCCCGGATCCGCGACGGCGGGGCAGCCGGCTTCAGAGACGAGGCCCGCGTCGGCGCCCGCGAGAATCGGCGCGAGCAGTTTGTCGATCTCGGCGGGCGGCGTGTTCACGTTCAGTTCGCGAATCTCGATTTCCTGAATCGGCCGTTGCGTGCCGACTTTCTTGAGAAACGCACGCGTGGTTTTCGCGTTTTCGCCGATGTAATAGCCGAGCGCCGCCGCCTGCGCGCGCACCGGCTCCGGCAGAACGTGCGCGAGCGCGGCGGCGTCGCCTTCGCCGAGCGTGTTCGGAATCAAATAGAGAACGCCGCTCATGCCGCCCCCAGCATCGGAAAACGCACGGCGCGCAGCATCTTCGCGAGCGCGATGAGCGGCAAGCCGATGAGCGCGGTCGGGTCGTCGGACGCGATCGCGTCGAGCAGCGCGATGCCCAGACCCTCGGATTTCGCGCTGCCCGCGCAGTCGTAGGGCGTTTCGGCGCGCAGATACGCTTCGATTTCGGCGTCGGAATAATCGCGGAAGCGCACGCGCGTGACGATGTCGGCGGATTGCACGTCGCCCGTGCGCGCGTCGAAGAGGGCGAGCGCGCTGTGAAACTCGACGCTGCGGCCGCGCATCGACCGAAGCTGCGCGACGGCGTTTTCGTGCGTGCCCGGCTTGCCGATCTGACGGCCATCGAAGGTCGCAACCTGATCGGACCCGATGACGAGCGCGTTGCCCGCATCGGCGATGCGTTGCGCGGCCGCGCGCGCCTTCGCAATGGAAAGCCGCACGGCGGTGGCTTCGGGCGTCTCGCCGGGGAGCGGCGTTTCGTCGATATCGGGCGAAACGACGTCGAACGGAACGCGCAGGCGTTCGAGCAACTCGCGCCGATACGGCGAACTGGACGCCAGGACGAGGCGCGGTGAGGTGGGAATCGGCATGGAAAAATCAGGGACGGTGGAAGAAAAACGACGCGTCGCGCGCGCAGCCTTAACTATTTGACTCGAAAGAACAAAGACTATATGATTTTGGGCTTTTCATCGCCTGGTCAGCTTCGCTTTGGCTGATGAGCTTTGCGAGCTCTAGAGTTCGCGCCGACGCTCAAAGAACCTGAAGCAATCTGTACGAACGCAGGACGATGCAATTCGGGCAAGCCACGCCTGCCTTTCGGCGGCGGCCGGTGCATACTTGCACCGTGGCACATCCGGCAGAATGCGGCTAAAACGTGGCGCATTGCACGTCAGCATTTCGATGCAGGCGCCGGCCCGATAAAACTGAATTGCGCTGAAAAGCACGTATAACGCACGGCATGAGGCAGGAGCGCACATGACTCAGAATCCTGGCAAACCTGCGAGCCCCGCCGATCTGCGCGCGCTCGACATTTACGACTTCGCCGAGAACAAACGGCAGGCGGCCGGCGCGCTGCGCGTATCGCAAATGCCGCGCATGTTAGCCGAAGTGCCGGCGGAAGCGCCAGAGGACGACACGGTCTTCACCTGGCAGGGCGAGGGCTCGACCCAGCCGGAATTGCAGGACGACGGCACGGAAGCGCCGCAGCCTTATCTGCGCCTCGCGGTGCATGGCTCGGTGTGGCTGACGTGTCAGCGCTGTCTTTCGCCGTATTCGCAGCATCTCGACGTCGACGCGACGTACCGGATCGTGGCGACGGAGGAAGAAGCGGACGAATATCCGCTCGACGAAGATGAAATCGAAGTGATCGTCGGCTCGCGCCAGTTCGATCTCGTCGACTTGATCGAAGAAGAGTTGTTGCTTTCCTTGCCGCTCGTGCCCAAGCACAGCGTCTGTCCCGAAGTGCACGAGAGTCTGCTTTCGGGCAGCGTAGAGGGCGAGGCCGAAGAAAGCGGCGAGGAAGAAGCTGAGAAACCGAATCCGTTTGCCGTTCTGGAGAAGCTCAAGACGAGCGGTCCGGAGGGCAAGAAGCATTGATGGTGCAGTGGGGCGCAGTTAGGCCGCACGCAATCTCCCGCTTCGAGCGGTGGTCCGGGAAGGCCGGGGTTCCTTCGCGAACGCGGAGGCTGGCCGCCCTGTGTTAGAATTCGCAAAATTTTTCTGGAGTAATCATGGCAGTTCAGCAAAACAAGAAGTCGCCGTCGAAGCGCGGCATGCACCGTTCCCACGACTTCCTCTCGACGGCGCCGCTGGCTGTCGAGCCGAGCACGGGCGAAGTGCATATGCGCCACCACGTGAGCCCGAGCGGCTACTATCGTGGCAAGAAAGTCGTCAAGACGAAGAACGACTAAGCGTTCGTTCCGCGCTTTGCTGCGTGTGCATCGCCGCTTCGCGGTGGTTCGCGCCTGGCACGCCGTTGACACTTTCCCGGTACGACAAGAAGGCGGCATTTCACTGCCGCTTTTTTGTGCCTGAAATTCGTCGCTTTCCATGACCGTAAAGATAACCATTGACTGCATGGGAGGCGACCACGGTCCGGCCGTGACCGTTCCCGCCGCTGTCAATTTCGTGCGCTCGCATCCCGACGCGCACCTGATGCTCGTCGGCATCGAGCAGGCGATTCGCGCTCAACTGAAAAAGGCCAAGGCGCAGGACGAGCCGCGCCTGACCGTGGTCCCCGCGACCGAAGTCGTCGCGATGGACGACCCGGTCGAGGTCGCGCTGCGCAAGAAGAAAGATTCGTCGATGCGCGTCGCGCTCAACCTCGTGAAAGAGGGCGAGGCGCAGACCTGCATTTCAGCCGGCAATACCGGCGCGTTGATGGCCGTGTCGCGCTACGTGCTGAAGACGCTCGCGGGCATCGAACGGCCGGCCATCGCGTTCGCCATGCCCAGTCAGAAGGGCTATACGACCGTGCTCGATCTGGGCGCGAACGTCGATTGCGAGCCCGAGCATCTGCTCCAGTTCGCGGAGATGGGCCACGCGCTCGTATCCGCGATCGAAGGGCGCGAGCGGCCGACCATCGGGCTGCTCAACATCGGCGAAGAAGTCATCAAGGGCAACGAAACGATCAAGCGCGCGGGCGAGCTGCTGCGCGCGAGCACGCTCAACTTCTACGGCAATGTGGAAGGCAACGACATCTACAAAGGCACGACCGATGTCGTCGTGTGCGATGGCTTCGTCGGCAACGTCGCGTTGAAGACCTCCGAAGGTCTCGCGAAGATGCTCTCCGACATGATCAAGGAAGAGTTCACGCGCTCGTTCTCGAGCAAGCTGATCGCGCTCGTCGCGATGCCCGTGCTCAAGCGCTTCCGAAGGCGCGTCGATCCCGCGCAATACAACGGCGCGGCGCTGCTCGGACTGCGCGGCCTGGTCATCAAAAGTCACGGTTCCGCGGAAGCCTACGGCTTTGAGTGGGCGATCAAACGCGGGTATGATGCCGTCAAAAATGGCGTGCTCGAGCGCCTCGTGCGCGCGATGGAAGAGAATGCGCAGCCCGCGCCCGACGCCGGCACGAGCGCAACCGCTACGGATGCATCGGCCAGTGCGCCCGCACCGCAGCCGAACTCCTCGCCAAACCCGCCGGACGCGTCCGGCACCGCGCTACCCACGAAGGCATAATGGCTCAATCCAATCTCTACGCTCGCGTGCTGGGCACCGGCAGCTATCTGCCGTCCGAACGCATCACGAATCAGGCATTGGCGGACCGTCTCGCGCAGCAGGGCGTCGAAACGAGCGACGAGTGGATCGTCGCGCGCACCGGCATTCATGCGCGGCACTTCGCGGCTCCGGATCAGACCACCAGCGATCTCGCGCTGATCGCATCGCAGAAGGCCATCGCGGCGGCGGGCATCGATCCGCAGTCGATCGACCTCATCATCGTCGCCACGTCCACGCCGGACTTCGTGTTTCCGAGCACCGCCTGTCTCTTGCAGAACAAGCTGGGCATCAAGAACAACGGCGCGGCAATGGATGTGCAGGCCGTCTGCTCGGGCTTCGCGTATGGCATGGCCACGGCAGACAGCTTCATCCGCAGCGGCATGTATCGCACCGCGCTCGTCGTCGGCGCGGAAACGTTTTCGCGCATTCTCGACTTCAAGGACCGCACCACCTGCGTGCTGTTCGGCGACGGCGCGGGCGCGGTCGTCCTGCAGGCGTCGGAAGAGCCGGGCGTGCTGGCGAGCGCGCTGCATGCGGACGGCAGCTACGCCGACATTCTCTGCACGCCGGGCAACGTGAACGGCGGCATCGTCAGCGGCAGCGCGTTCCTCCACATGGACGGGCAGGCGGTGTTCAAGCTCGCGGTCAACGTGTTGGAGAAGGTCGCGATCGAGGCGCTGCAGAAGGCGCGCCTCACGCCGCAGGAAATCGACTGGCTCATTCCGCATCAGGCGAATATCCGCATCATGCAGAGCACGGCCCGCAAGCTGCATCTGCCGATGGAACGCATGGTCGTGACGGTCGGCGATCACGGCAATACCTCGGCGGCATCGATTCCGCTCGCGCTGGACGTCGCCGTGCGCGACGGCCGCATCAAGCGCGGCCAGAACGTGCTGATCGAAGGCGTCGGCGGCGGCTTCACCTGGGGCGCGTCGGTCTTCCGCTATTGATACGTTCATCCATCACCCTCTACTAATCTGCAACTGATCCTCTTCACGACAGCCGCCGTGCGCCGCACGATCGCGCGGCCGGCGCGCAGGGCGTGAAGACACTCGGATCATTCCAATCCAACGAGGACGACATGAAATTCGCGTTCGTTTTCCCCGGTCAGGGCTCGCAATCGATCGGCATGCTCAACGCCTTCGCCGATCACGCCGTGGTGCGCGAGACCGTACAGCAGGCATCTGATGCGCTCGGCCAGGATCTCGGCAAGCTGATCGCAGAAGGCCCGGCCGAAGAACTCAATCTGACGACGAATACGCAGCCCGTCATGTTGACGGCGGCTTACGCGATCTATCGCGTGTGGGAAAAGGAAACGGACCTCGCGCCCGCGCTCGTCGCCGGCCACAGCCTCGGCGAATACACGGCCCTCGTTGCGGCGGGCGCGCTCGCTTTCGCGGATGCCGTGCCGCTCGTGCGCTTTCGCGCGCAGGCCATGCAAAGCGCGGTGCCGGTCGGTGAGGGCGGCATGGCGGCGATTCTCGGCCTCGACGACGACACCGTGCGCGCGGTGTGCGCCGAGGCTTCGTCGGCGGGTGTCGTCGAAGCGGTCAACTTCAACGCGCCGTCGCAAGTGGTGATCGCGGGTGCGAAGGCGGGCGTCGAAAAGGCGTGCGAAGTCGCGAAGGCAAAGGGCGCGAAGCGTGCGTTGCCGCTGCCCGTGTCGGCGCCGTTTCACTCGTCGCTGCTCAAGCCCGCGTCCGACCAGTTGCGCGACTATCTCGCGAAGGTCGAGATTCAGGCGCCGCGCATTCCGCTGATCAATAACGTCGACGTGGCGAACGTCTCCGAACCGGCTGCGATCAAGGACGCGCTCGTGCGCCAGGCCGCGGGCCCCGTGCGCTGGGTCGAATGCGTTCAGGCGATGGCGCGCGAAGGCGTCACGCACGTCATCGAATGCGGGCCGGGCAAAGTGCTGGCAGGTCTCACGAAGCGCATCGACGGCAATCTGGTCGGCGGCTCGATCTTCGATCCGGCATCGCTCGAAGAAACGCGCAAACTGATCGCTGGATAAGAGAGAACCACATGAACTTGGACAATCAGGTAGCCATCGTCACGGGCGCGTCGCGGGGCATCGGGCGTGCGATCGCGCTCGAACTCGCGCGGCAGGGCGCAACGGTCATCGGCACGGCGACGAGCGAAAGCGGCGCGGCGGGCATCGGCGACGCGCTGGCGCAGGCGGGCGGCAAGGGCCGTGGCGCGGTGCTGAACGTGAACGACGCGGCAGCGGCCGATGCGTTCATCGACGCAACCGTGAAGGAATTCGGCGGCCTCGGCATTCTCGTGAACAACGCGGGCATCACGAAGGATCAACTCGCGATGCGCATGAAAGACGACGAATTCGACGCCGTCATCGACACCAACCTGCGCGCCGTGTTCCGTCTCTCGCGCGCCGTGCTGCGCCCGATGATGAAGGCACGCGGCGGGCGAATCATCAATATCACGTCGGTGGTTGGCAGCTCGGGCAATCCGGGGCAGGCGAACTACGCGGCGGCGAAGGCCGGCGTCGCGGGCATGACGCGGGCGCTCGCGCGCGAGATCGGCAGCCGCGGCATCACGGTGAATTGCATCGCGCCGGGATTCATCGACACCGACATGACCAAGGTCCTGCCGGAAGAGCAGCGCACGGCGCTCACGGCGCAGATTCCGCTCGGGCGGCTCGGCAGTCCCGACGATATCGCGCATGCGGTGGCGTTCCTGGCGTCGCCGTTCGCCGGCTACATCACGGGCACGACGCTGCACGTGAACGGCGGCATGTACATGTAATAGGCATTTCGCCGAAATTCGCTTAATATCCGCGCGGCAGACGGGCGCGCAAAATGCTCTGACGGGCATGCGCGTTCCGCCGAAAGCGCGGCAGCAACGAACGATGCGCCCCGTGCCGCCAGCGCTCTTGATGAAGCGCAGCGGGCGGCGGCGCACGGAACTGACGCGCCGTATTTTGCGGGTACAAACCTGATAAAATGCGCGCACTCGTATTTTTGAACTTTTATTCCCTCGGAGGGCTGCATGGATAACATCGAACAGCGCGTGAAGAAGATCGTCGCCGAACAACTGGGCGTGGCGGAAGCCGAAATCAAGAACGAAGCATCGTTCGTGAACGACCTGGGCGCTGACTCGCTCGATACCGTCGAACTGGTGATGGCGCTGGAAGACGAGTTCGGCATGGAAATCCCCGATGAAGAGGCCGAAAAGATCACCACGGTTCAGCAAGCGATCGACTACGCTCGCGCCAACGTCAAGGCTTAAGGCCGGACGCGCCAGCGACCCGTCGCTCTTCGAGATTGAAGCAGCGTCGCTGCAGGGACCGCGCTGTTGACCGATTTAACAGCCACAGGGCACA from Caballeronia sp. Lep1P3 harbors:
- a CDS encoding RluA family pseudouridine synthase; this encodes MNELGKISHKQVASEQVSMIEVDESAAGQRIDNFLLRVCKGVPKSHIYRILRSGEVRVNKGRIDAAYRLELGDLVRVPPIRTAQADEVPVSSNAPAAEFPIIFEDDHLIVIDKPSGVAVHGGSGVAFGVIEQLRNARPHAKFLELVHRLDRETSGVLMLAKKRAALVHLHEQIRENRVDKRYYAVGHGQWPSDWGRRRIVKAPLHKYVAADGERRVRVQENGLPSHTVFNLIERWGDYAWVEAELKTGRTHQIRVHMQSIGLPIAGDAKYGDFALNKELARPNAMPSLKRMFLHAFRLKITHPATGAPLQLEAPLPAECRRFIEQLKNRET
- a CDS encoding HAD-IA family hydrolase — its product is MARQQFDLIVFDWDGTLMDSTVHIARSIQAACRDLGLPVPADESASFVIGLGLKDALQICAPTLDPKDYPRLAERYRFHFLTTGQQTELFGGVRELLQELRDEGYFLAVATGKSRVGLNRALDQSRLTSLFDGTRCADETFSKPHPAMLQELTRELGQDLSRTLMIGDTTHDLQMAINAGAAGVGVAYGAHPADSLAALEPRFCADSVASLAGWLREHA
- a CDS encoding Rieske 2Fe-2S domain-containing protein, with the protein product MSDAGNAVRVCASDELVDGGAGVRINAKEASGEAVVFFVRFDGKAYGYLNRCAHVPMELDWAEGQFFESSGLYLMCATHGAIYEPDTGKCVGGPCRGARLRPVAVEERETPEGRAVFWLPDDTLSPA
- a CDS encoding S49 family peptidase; the encoded protein is MSDNLSPNPRRDDHWERDALERIALAAIREQRAARRWRIFFRFVFLAVILLIAWGVFDFTGDRVTKSGKHTALIDMQGEIAANSDASADNIDAALESAFEDEGTAGVILRINSPGGSPVQAGIINRDIRRLRAKYPKTPLYVVVDDMCASGGYYVAAAADRIYVDKASIVGSIGVLMDGFGFTGLMDKLGVQRRMHTSGANKGAFDPFSPETPQMTAHAQDMLDQIHAQFIDAVKEGRGKRLKDDPDLFSGMFWTGEKSVALGLADGFGDADYVAREVIKQTDIVDYTQKESIGERVVRRFGASVGDAAVRALTLGGKLQLR
- a CDS encoding SAM-dependent methyltransferase; translation: MSGVLYLIPNTLGEGDAAALAHVLPEPVRAQAAALGYYIGENAKTTRAFLKKVGTQRPIQEIEIRELNVNTPPAEIDKLLAPILAGADAGLVSEAGCPAVADPGALLVRRAHARGVKVVPFVGPSSILLALMASGMNGQSFAFNGYLPVDAGERGKRLRELEQLSRKANQTQIFIETPYRNRAMLDTLVATCAPSTLICVAVDLTLAGETIVTRTAADWKKQAAPDLHKRPAIFLLLAS
- a CDS encoding Maf-like protein, translating into MPIPTSPRLVLASSSPYRRELLERLRVPFDVVSPDIDETPLPGETPEATAVRLSIAKARAAAQRIADAGNALVIGSDQVATFDGRQIGKPGTHENAVAQLRSMRGRSVEFHSALALFDARTGDVQSADIVTRVRFRDYSDAEIEAYLRAETPYDCAGSAKSEGLGIALLDAIASDDPTALIGLPLIALAKMLRAVRFPMLGAA
- a CDS encoding DUF177 domain-containing protein, with amino-acid sequence MTQNPGKPASPADLRALDIYDFAENKRQAAGALRVSQMPRMLAEVPAEAPEDDTVFTWQGEGSTQPELQDDGTEAPQPYLRLAVHGSVWLTCQRCLSPYSQHLDVDATYRIVATEEEADEYPLDEDEIEVIVGSRQFDLVDLIEEELLLSLPLVPKHSVCPEVHESLLSGSVEGEAEESGEEEAEKPNPFAVLEKLKTSGPEGKKH
- the rpmF gene encoding 50S ribosomal protein L32: MAVQQNKKSPSKRGMHRSHDFLSTAPLAVEPSTGEVHMRHHVSPSGYYRGKKVVKTKND
- the plsX gene encoding phosphate acyltransferase PlsX, which codes for MTVKITIDCMGGDHGPAVTVPAAVNFVRSHPDAHLMLVGIEQAIRAQLKKAKAQDEPRLTVVPATEVVAMDDPVEVALRKKKDSSMRVALNLVKEGEAQTCISAGNTGALMAVSRYVLKTLAGIERPAIAFAMPSQKGYTTVLDLGANVDCEPEHLLQFAEMGHALVSAIEGRERPTIGLLNIGEEVIKGNETIKRAGELLRASTLNFYGNVEGNDIYKGTTDVVVCDGFVGNVALKTSEGLAKMLSDMIKEEFTRSFSSKLIALVAMPVLKRFRRRVDPAQYNGAALLGLRGLVIKSHGSAEAYGFEWAIKRGYDAVKNGVLERLVRAMEENAQPAPDAGTSATATDASASAPAPQPNSSPNPPDASGTALPTKA
- a CDS encoding beta-ketoacyl-ACP synthase III, whose translation is MAQSNLYARVLGTGSYLPSERITNQALADRLAQQGVETSDEWIVARTGIHARHFAAPDQTTSDLALIASQKAIAAAGIDPQSIDLIIVATSTPDFVFPSTACLLQNKLGIKNNGAAMDVQAVCSGFAYGMATADSFIRSGMYRTALVVGAETFSRILDFKDRTTCVLFGDGAGAVVLQASEEPGVLASALHADGSYADILCTPGNVNGGIVSGSAFLHMDGQAVFKLAVNVLEKVAIEALQKARLTPQEIDWLIPHQANIRIMQSTARKLHLPMERMVVTVGDHGNTSAASIPLALDVAVRDGRIKRGQNVLIEGVGGGFTWGASVFRY
- the fabD gene encoding ACP S-malonyltransferase, translated to MKFAFVFPGQGSQSIGMLNAFADHAVVRETVQQASDALGQDLGKLIAEGPAEELNLTTNTQPVMLTAAYAIYRVWEKETDLAPALVAGHSLGEYTALVAAGALAFADAVPLVRFRAQAMQSAVPVGEGGMAAILGLDDDTVRAVCAEASSAGVVEAVNFNAPSQVVIAGAKAGVEKACEVAKAKGAKRALPLPVSAPFHSSLLKPASDQLRDYLAKVEIQAPRIPLINNVDVANVSEPAAIKDALVRQAAGPVRWVECVQAMAREGVTHVIECGPGKVLAGLTKRIDGNLVGGSIFDPASLEETRKLIAG
- the fabG gene encoding 3-oxoacyl-ACP reductase FabG; amino-acid sequence: MNLDNQVAIVTGASRGIGRAIALELARQGATVIGTATSESGAAGIGDALAQAGGKGRGAVLNVNDAAAADAFIDATVKEFGGLGILVNNAGITKDQLAMRMKDDEFDAVIDTNLRAVFRLSRAVLRPMMKARGGRIINITSVVGSSGNPGQANYAAAKAGVAGMTRALAREIGSRGITVNCIAPGFIDTDMTKVLPEEQRTALTAQIPLGRLGSPDDIAHAVAFLASPFAGYITGTTLHVNGGMYM
- the acpP gene encoding acyl carrier protein; the protein is MDNIEQRVKKIVAEQLGVAEAEIKNEASFVNDLGADSLDTVELVMALEDEFGMEIPDEEAEKITTVQQAIDYARANVKA